One part of the Arabidopsis thaliana chromosome 1 sequence genome encodes these proteins:
- the LYK3 gene encoding protein kinase family protein / peptidoglycan-binding LysM domain-containing protein (protein kinase family protein / peptidoglycan-binding LysM domain-containing protein; FUNCTIONS IN: kinase activity; INVOLVED IN: protein amino acid phosphorylation, cell wall macromolecule catabolic process; LOCATED IN: endomembrane system; EXPRESSED IN: 22 plant structures; EXPRESSED DURING: 13 growth stages; CONTAINS InterPro DOMAIN/s: Protein kinase, ATP binding site (InterPro:IPR017441), Peptidoglycan-binding Lysin subgroup (InterPro:IPR002482), Serine/threonine-protein kinase domain (InterPro:IPR002290), Serine-threonine/tyrosine-protein kinase (InterPro:IPR001245), Serine/threonine-protein kinase, active site (InterPro:IPR008271), Protein kinase-like domain (InterPro:IPR011009), Protein kinase, catalytic domain (InterPro:IPR000719), Tyrosine-protein kinase, catalytic domain (InterPro:IPR020635); BEST Arabidopsis thaliana protein match is: chitin elicitor receptor kinase 1 (TAIR:AT3G21630.1); Has 117626 Blast hits to 116415 proteins in 4493 species: Archae - 110; Bacteria - 13527; Metazoa - 43649; Fungi - 10139; Plants - 32288; Viruses - 471; Other Eukaryotes - 17442 (source: NCBI BLink).), producing MNLTFYIFFLSLLPSFSSSKPMNCSDTTRLCSSFLAFKPNQNQSFSVIQSMFDVLPQDITADISGGYFFIKKNCSCLTTTHQYTTNTTFTIRQNVGYVYNVTVSAYSGLAFPPNTTRAARAGAVVSVQLLCGCSSGLWNYLMSYVAMAGDSVQSLSSRFGVSMDRIEDVNGILNLDNITAGDLLYIPLDSVPGEPYETSKINPPAPSPAPASSLANGNISDDQVNHTAKSGSHVPYIWIVGGLGVVLALLVLCILVCICLRSSSCSSSEEDGNGHNFQILRKSGFFCGSGRYNCCRSGDFRQTNGETQVVAIPKALGDGMFEIEKPMVFTYEEIRAATDEFSDSNLLGHGNYGSVYFGLLREQEVAVKRMTATKTKEFAAEMKVLCKVHHSNLVELIGYAATVDELFVVYEYVRKGMLKSHLHDPQSKGNTPLSWIMRNQIALDAARGLEYIHEHTKTHYVHRDIKTSNILLDEAFRAKISDFGLAKLVEKTGEGEISVTKVVGTYGYLAPEYLSDGLATSKSDIYAFGVVLFEIISGREAVIRTEAIGTKNPERRPLASIMLAVLKNSPDSMNMSSLKEFVDPNMMDLYPHDCLFKIATLAKQCVDDDPILRPNMKQVVISLSQILLSSIEWEATLAGNSQVFSGLVQGR from the exons ATGAATCTTACCTtctacatcttcttcttaagtCTTTTACCAAGTTTCTCATCTTCAAAGCCAATGAATTGCTCTGACACTACTCGTCTCTGCAGTTCCTTCCTTGctttcaaaccaaaccaaaaccaatcttTCTCTGTAATCCAAAGCATGTTCGATGTATTACCACAAGACATAACCGCCGACATCTCCGGAGGTTActtctttattaaaaagaacTGTTCTTGTCTTACTACGACTCATCAATacacaacaaacacaacatTCACAATCAGACAAAACGTTGGATACGTTTACAATGTTACCGTCTCTGCTTACTCTGGTCTCGCGTTTCCACCGAATACAACTAGAGCAGCTCGCGCTGGTGCAGTGGTTTCTGTTCAGCTTCTTTGTGGTTGCTCTAGTGGTCTCTGGAACTATCTTATGAGCTACGTTGCTATGGCTGGAGATAGTGTACAATCTCTCTCGAGCAGATTTGGTGTTAGTATGGATCGAATTGAGGATGTTAATGGgatcttgaatcttgataatATCACAGCTGGTGATCTCCTTTATATCCCACTTGATTCCG TACCTGGAGAGCCTTATGAGACAAGTAAGATAAATCCACCAGCTCCTTCTCCTGCGCCTGCATCATCATTAGCTAATGGCAATATCTCAG ATGACCAGGTGAATCACACTGCAAAGAGTGGTAGTCATGTGCCTTATATATGGATTGTTGGTGGTCTTGGAGTTGTGCTTGCACTTCTTGTTCTGTGCATACTTGTATGTATCTGTTTGAGATCATCTAGTTGCAGTTCCAGTGAGGAAGATGGTAATGGACACAACTTCCAAATCCTTAGAAAATCCGGTTTCTTTTGCGGTTCTGGTCGGTATAACTGCTGTAGATCAGGGGATTTTAGACAAACCAATGGTGAAACTCAAGTTGTTGCTATTCctaaag CTCTTGGTGATGGAATGTTTGAGATAGAGAAGCCTATGGTGTTTACTTATGAAGAAATTCGTGCGGCTACGGATGAGTTTTCGGATTCTAATCTTCTTGGTCATGGAAACTATGGTTCTGTATACTTTGGTCTACTTAGAGAACag GAAGTTGCTGTCAAAAGGATGACTGCTACAAAAACTAAAGAGTTTGCAGCAGAGATGAAAGTGCTTTGCAAAGTTCATCATTCCAATCTG GTAGAATTGATTGGTTACGCTGCAACCGTTGACGAGCTTTTCGTAGTTTATGAATATGTCCGAAAGGGAATGCTGAAAAGCCATTTGCATGATCCTCAGAGCAAAG GAAATACCCCACTTTCTTGGATAATGAGGAATCAGATTGCACTTGACGCAGCAAGAGGCTTGGAATATATTCATGAGCATACTAAAACTCATTATGTTCACCGAGATATCAAGACAAGCAATATTTTGCTCGACGAGGCATTCAGGGCTAAG ATATCGGATTTTGGACTTGCAAAACTCGTTGAGAAAACTGGAGAGGGAGAAATATCAGTAACTAAAGTAGTTGGTACATATGGTTATCTTGCACCAGA atATCTAAGCGACGGTCTTGCCACCTCGAAAAGTGATATTTACGCCTTTGGTGTTGTTCTTTTCGAAATTATATCCGGAAGAGAAGCTGTTATAAGAACGGAGGCGATTGGAACTAAGAATCCAGAAAGACGTCCATTGGCATCTATT ATGTTAGCAGTGCTAAAGAACTCACCAGACTCTATGAACATGTCGAGTTTGAAGGAGTTTGTTGACCCCAACATGATGGATTTATACCCGCATGACTGTTTGTTCAAG ATTGCTACGTTGGCAAAGCAATGTGTGGATGATGATCCGATTCTAAGACCAAACATGAAGCAAGTGGTTATATCGCTCTCGCAGATACTCCTGTCTTCCATTGAATGGGAAGCCACTCTTGCTGGAAACAGCCAAGTCTTTAGTGGTCTAGTCCAAGgaagataa